The DNA sequence GAGCCCGATCATCGCGCGCGTCTCGCGGAACTCGCGCACCACGTCATGGCCGCCGACCGTCACCGTTCCGCCGCTCGGATTGACGATGCCGCAGATGATCGAGATCAGCGTCGTCTTGCCGGCGCCGTTTGGTCCGAGCAGCGCCAGGATCTCGCCGTCCTCGATATCCAGGCTGACGCCCTTCAGCGCCTGAAAGCCGGAGGCATAGGTCTTCGACAGATTGGAAACGGAAACGATAGGCGCCATGAAGCTGATCCGGATGCGGGGGGACAAGTCGGCAGGTTTCGCCTATATGGGGCAACTGAATGCGATTTGCATCCTACCGGATGGAAAAAACGGGGTGACGCTTCGTCAATGCGGCTGCGACAGACGCGCACCCGCCTCCGTGCCGCCGCCCGTTCGCGACGGTCGGTGCGCCACCAGCCGGTCATGGATGAGCATCCCGAAAACCATCGCCGCCACGAAGAGCATCGTCGGCGGCAAACCGAGCGACAGCGAAGCGAGCGCCGGGCCCGGGCAGAGTCCCACCAGCCCCCAGCCGACACCGAAGATTGCCGCGCCGACAATCAGTCGCCTGTCGATGACCTGATTGTCCGGCAAATGGAAGGTTTCGTCGAACAAAGGATGCTTCAGCCGCCGCGTCAGCACGACACCAAGCGCAGAAACAAAGACAGCGCCGCCGAGCACAAAGGCAAGGCTCGGGTTCCAGTTGCCGGTGATATCCAGAAACGCCCGCACGCGCGCGGGGTCGAGCATGCCGGACAGCGAAAGACCGAAGCCGAACACGAGGCCGGAGAGAAGCGTTGCCGCGAGGCGAAAGAAGCCGCTGTTCATCCGAGCAAACCCATGACAAGGACCGTGACGATCGCCGCGGCCATGAAGGTAGCAACCGCGGCAATCGACCGCCGCGACAGCCTCGCAAGGCCAACGACGCCATGGCCACTGGTGCAGCCGGAGCCCATGCGCGACCCAAAGCCGACCAGCAGCCCGCCGGCCACCAGCAGCGGCCAGGAGGACGTGACAGTCACCACCGGCCAGGCGCCGAAGACGAGACGAAAAAGCAGCGGCCCCGCCATCAGCCCCAATATAAACAACGCGCCGGTGGAGGCCTGTACGCCCTGCAGCAGACGCCCGGCGATACCGCTGATCCCGGCCACCCGGCCGTTGGCAACCATCAGGATCGCTGCCGAAAGGCCGATCAACAGCCCGCCCGACAGCGCATTCCCGTATTCATTCATGTTTTCGAACCATCCCGACAGAAGATTTGATAGAGCGCACCAACCAGACGCGCCACCTTGTCGTGGCTAAGCCGATAGAACACCTGCTTGGCCTGCCGACGCGTCGAGACAATGCCGGCATCGCGCAACACGGTCAATTGCTGCGAGAGGGTCGGCTGGCGAATGCCCAGGCTCTCTTCGAGTGCCGCCACCGAGTGCTCACCCTCCAGCAAGGCGCTCACGATCAGCAGTCTGTTTCGGTTGGCGAGAGTTCTCAGTATCTTTGAAACTTCGGCGGCGTGCACGGCCATATCCGTACGCACCCCCGGAAATTGCATAACAGTTCCCATAGCTTCCTCCTGTCGTTGCCCAAGGAGTGAGTGGAGCCCCAATGCTTGCTGCGGTTATGCTGACTACTATCCGTGATTGTTCTACGAAGTAATATAATATCGTAATACTTATTAATAAACCAGACGAAACATGACAGCGCGATCGGCGCTAGTGCCCCTTACCTGTCGGTTTGCTGTCAAATCATATAGAAAATTCAGGTCGTTACAACGCGGCTGCTACAAGGGCCAAAACGCCATATTTGGGGCAACCGCGCGGAAGATTCAGGTCAGGCATAAAACTTCTGGTGTAGTGACCCGAAATGGGAAGCTGCAATGATGCTTACCGGGGGCATCGGCCCCAGCGCCTGCGCCGGAATTTCGACACCGGCCTGGCGCCGGCCGAACCCAGAGATCAACCATTATCCGGCGAGCGATCTCCAAATGAATCGTCGTCAGTCCCGTTCCCCAATCCCGTTCCGTTGTCACGAAACGGTGATGGTCTTCGAGCAATTTGCTCGCGCGGCGCGCTATCGCCCTTTTGATTTGCGCTCGTGATTTGCACGCCGGAGCCTCCCCCTTTTGCTCCGGTTGTTGGGCCGGCCTCCCCGCCGGCCTCTTTTTTGCCCGCCTGCGATTTCGCAGACGGCAGCAGGAAGGCGCGCACCCAGGTCAGTCGCAGTGACGATAGCCGGTCTTGCGGGTTCTCAGATCGAAGTGGAAATGGTCCTTGTGGAACGGGTCGCTGCCCGGTCCGAGCACGGTGTTGAAGTATTTGCAGCTATCGGAGCGAACGGCCTTCAACAGCCCCTTTTCACGGAAGGCGAAAAAGCCCGGCTTGCGGACGTCGATTTCCTTACCGTTCTTCAGCACGAACTTGCCGACATCGATGGCGTTGCCGCGCGCATGTTCGGACATCGGGTTGCCGCGGCGGGAATTCATCGTGCGGCAGGAATAGCCGCCGAGCGGCTTGATGGTCTTTACGCCAGACCAGTAGCGGTAGCGCGACGATGGCGCGAGCTCGTACTTCACCCACTTGGCGAAGGCCTCCGTCACCTCGCAGTTAAGCTTGACCGCCGGCTTCACGCCGATGCCGCCGGAGAGACCGCTGAGTTCGATCGGATAGTCGATCCCGCAGGAAGGCCCGTTACTGATGCGCGGAATATCGCGGAACTGGACGCCGAGCTTTCTCAAGCGCTGACGGCAGGCGATCTCCGAGCCCGGCATTTCACCGGTGTAGTCGGGCGTCGACATAGGGTTGCGTACGCGCGGCAGCATGGCGACCTGCTGCGGTTCCTGCGCCCGCTGCATTGCGCGCTGCGCTTCCATGGCACGGGCACGCTGCGCCTCTTCGGCCGCAGCCTTCTCGGGAGAAAGCGGCGGCAGGTCCGGATCATAGCCAAGGTTCGCCTCATCCGCGGGCGCAGCTCCGGATGCCCCGCCGAGCTGGCGCACATTGTCTTCGCCGATGCCGTCGACCACCGGCTGGCTGGAATTACCCTCGGCGATCTCGTTGCTCTGCTCCTGCGCCAGGCCGACGACCGGCTGCTCGACGCCGAGCATGGCATCCATGTTGACGCCTTCATCGGGGATGGCCGTAGAACCCGCATTCGCCGGCTGCGCACCGGAGGAGACCGCCTCGTCACTATCGATCATCGGCAGCGAGCGCCGCGTTTGTCGAGGCGCCGCCTGCGCAGGAGAAATATAATCGGGATTGCCGCTGCCCATCGAAGCCGATGTGGTAGCGGGATAGGCAGCCACTTCTTCCTGCGGCACCGCGTCGACCGGGACCGGCCCGATCGAACCGACCCGGGAGCCGCCATCGATACGACTGGGCGGCGATAGCGCGTCATCGGTCGAACAGGCGACAAGCGATAGTGACAGAACGAGTGCTGTCAGCGGGCGATGGAGACGAGTGACATACGCCATACCGAACTGCGCCTTCCTCAAGACGGCCAGCAGACCGCCATTCATTACCCCGCCGCCCCCCGCAACGGCGCGCCAACCGGCACGCAATGATCGCTGCAGCACTCGCAAGTGCTGCCTTTCGCCTGTGTCGCAAACCGGGCACAGCAATCGAAAGGCCAGACTTCGCAGGCATTTTATTCAAATACGGTAAACGAAGCCTTGCGGCCGATACCCGCGATCGAGGGTGGCGGGCTTACCGTTCTGGCTGACTGCCGACAACAAAAGGCCCGCGTCCTTGCCGGACGCGGGCCTCCTTTATCGATTGTCGATCCGCTTGATGTCAGCGGCACTCGCCGCGATGCACGATCCGGAAGCCCGCGCCACCAGCCTCGCAGGCGTTCGAGAAGGTTTCCATCCGCCCGCCGCGCTGGCCGCAGACCGGCGCGAATTCGCGGGTGCAGAACTGCCCTTCCGAGGGGCGATCGTCGCCGCGACGGCATTCGCCGCTGCCGATGACCTGGAAGCCCTCAGCGCGGGCCTGGCAGGCGTTGGGGAAGGTCTGCGTGTTGCGGCCACGCTGGCCGCAGACCGGCATGTACTCCATGGTGCAGGCCTGCGGCGGGCGCACCGGCGGGCGGTTGTCCGGACGGCACTCGCCGCGATGGATGACGTTGAAGCCGTCGGCACGGGCCTGGCAGGAGTTCGAGAAGGTGCGCATGCGATTGCCGCGCTCACCGCAAACCGGCGCGTATTCCATCGTACAAACCGGCGGACGGATCGGCCGCGGCCCCGGGCGCGGCTCGTCGACGACGACGGTACAGGCCGAGAGAACGCCAAGCGCCAGCATCAGCACGGCGATCGGGCGCGTCAGAAGAAGTTTGAGAAGTGCCATGGATGTCCCCTCTTGTGCATGTTTCCTTCAATCGTGCCGATTAAAGGACAAAAACATGCAAAAATTCAAAGTGCTACAGCGGCCTTTTGCGCGTCCGACAGGACGCGCGGCGCTGTAGTGCAGCGGTCGGCAACCGGAACGACGCCCCGTCAAACACCTCCCGCTTCTCGCGTATCTATCCCCAGCCACGATCAGGTCAAGACGGAGATAATCGTCGTGCACGGTAACCGGAGGCGAGAGCGGCAGATAGGCCACAATCGTTGTCACAGGATTGCGATCACGGGCGCCCCATCGTTGCGACGACGCAGCAATCGAAGCCCGCGAGCGTGTCCGGTTTAGCTGGCTGACGAATGCTGGCGGCCTCAGATGAGCTTGACGCTTATCGTCGTCACTTCGCTCGCGATCGTTTTCAGCGCATCGAGAAACGGCACGTTCCCCTTCCCAGTCCGCAACCCCGACAATTCGTCGGAGTTCGAGAAGACGAGCGCGACATCGCCCGGCCACCCCGGTCCACCGCCCTCAAGGGCATCCCAGAACGCATCGAGGTTGCAGCCGAACATCCCGGCCCCTTCCGGCTCCGCGACATCGAGATAGCGCTGCCAGAATTCGGCGGCCGAGCGGATGCCTGTACAATCGATAACAACTTTCTTCATGTCCCGACCATGGCCACTGCTTGCAACGACAGTCAACTTTCCGACCATCGCGCACGCCACTTTGCGCAGGGCATAAGCATGGGAAAAGCGCACGATCGGCATAGCGCGAAAAACTCGCGCGGCACGCCGCGCGGGTTTAACAAGGACTGCAAGGCTTGCGCTCAGGCGGCGCGGCCGTAACCTGCGTGCGACGCCGAACTCTGCAGCCGGAACTTCGTCAGCAGCGACTTCAGTTCCCGGCTCTCTGCTGCCAGCGTCTGGCTTGCGGCGGTCGTTTCCTCGACCATTGCGGCATTCTGCTGGGTCATCTGATCCATGCTGTTGACAGCGACGTTGACCTCCTGCAGCCCGGTCGCCTGTTCGCGCGCGGCCGTCGCGATCGAGGCCACCTG is a window from the Ensifer adhaerens genome containing:
- a CDS encoding YeeE/YedE family protein, with the protein product MNSGFFRLAATLLSGLVFGFGLSLSGMLDPARVRAFLDITGNWNPSLAFVLGGAVFVSALGVVLTRRLKHPLFDETFHLPDNQVIDRRLIVGAAIFGVGWGLVGLCPGPALASLSLGLPPTMLFVAAMVFGMLIHDRLVAHRPSRTGGGTEAGARLSQPH
- a CDS encoding YeeE/YedE family protein; this encodes MNEYGNALSGGLLIGLSAAILMVANGRVAGISGIAGRLLQGVQASTGALFILGLMAGPLLFRLVFGAWPVVTVTSSWPLLVAGGLLVGFGSRMGSGCTSGHGVVGLARLSRRSIAAVATFMAAAIVTVLVMGLLG
- a CDS encoding ArsR/SmtB family transcription factor; translation: MGTVMQFPGVRTDMAVHAAEVSKILRTLANRNRLLIVSALLEGEHSVAALEESLGIRQPTLSQQLTVLRDAGIVSTRRQAKQVFYRLSHDKVARLVGALYQIFCRDGSKT
- a CDS encoding extensin family protein, translating into MAYVTRLHRPLTALVLSLSLVACSTDDALSPPSRIDGGSRVGSIGPVPVDAVPQEEVAAYPATTSASMGSGNPDYISPAQAAPRQTRRSLPMIDSDEAVSSGAQPANAGSTAIPDEGVNMDAMLGVEQPVVGLAQEQSNEIAEGNSSQPVVDGIGEDNVRQLGGASGAAPADEANLGYDPDLPPLSPEKAAAEEAQRARAMEAQRAMQRAQEPQQVAMLPRVRNPMSTPDYTGEMPGSEIACRQRLRKLGVQFRDIPRISNGPSCGIDYPIELSGLSGGIGVKPAVKLNCEVTEAFAKWVKYELAPSSRYRYWSGVKTIKPLGGYSCRTMNSRRGNPMSEHARGNAIDVGKFVLKNGKEIDVRKPGFFAFREKGLLKAVRSDSCKYFNTVLGPGSDPFHKDHFHFDLRTRKTGYRHCD
- a CDS encoding Kazal-type serine protease inhibitor family protein gives rise to the protein MALLKLLLTRPIAVLMLALGVLSACTVVVDEPRPGPRPIRPPVCTMEYAPVCGERGNRMRTFSNSCQARADGFNVIHRGECRPDNRPPVRPPQACTMEYMPVCGQRGRNTQTFPNACQARAEGFQVIGSGECRRGDDRPSEGQFCTREFAPVCGQRGGRMETFSNACEAGGAGFRIVHRGECR
- a CDS encoding barstar family protein, which produces MPIVRFSHAYALRKVACAMVGKLTVVASSGHGRDMKKVVIDCTGIRSAAEFWQRYLDVAEPEGAGMFGCNLDAFWDALEGGGPGWPGDVALVFSNSDELSGLRTGKGNVPFLDALKTIASEVTTISVKLI